The proteins below come from a single Pichia kudriavzevii chromosome 2, complete sequence genomic window:
- a CDS encoding uncharacterized protein (PKUD0B11450): MSVGGHDSGMSLSQHQTSPAIVSSLSSSPIIRRSTTGVTGRIGTRPSTPATQEIVSPSGTLSRVPYSEFEILQQYNFNNHQQLQINQQFQELHNLSSSQLLDLQSNLMNRSNIHNHSTPLHGNNLDQLGEVTSITTERNQYIYGASSQNHRGDETPTEATEVYTCPYGCCDTPGIPEYLLLNGLIRGNYYDVIIKAFNKKYKLHKLFLDRSPYFKSLFNWSSPFNRQRNTSRLRASNYSDSVPLNLCSDLNSDSDTNSEDESDCSYRKTYELIFDDLDDTNMASKRKSFELAISRLYGAANLKEEYKIPYDMIEMGQYLGLSDISCTATDFIVKNMDMSNLADNLRFAISSDYGTASQRIIENGKGILCSDGWEKGPDAWNTVPTSIISEVVGEDYFFVPTEWDRCMFIIKLIEVRLEKKNSSNKDDYVSSFDDVEPLKKVLNEKIHYCHIQPDKLQELENLLDINGNNYIEPHILHAALWQTVQLETMITRSSDSPQTDKIFTSCKPPSKHHNWFRIPSKDETLSGLPKELNILLENSFSTSANNQLNQNDTKTTQRNDFKSVNTYEEKTYNWTRIPPFRFSISFANVSQLPTDKRVYGKTFWYAGSYWNLYLQKSYIPQKNSYQIGVYLHRAHSSSSNSSGKTGTINPDIFAGNINYKTEPKRYDTKEHFTVLQSETTTTTATASIESLGSNRGGTTMVDQLGVNILDLSIDDSTTSLSFETSANVTKRQDSKKQSIISYEDQRNEIQVYFVIFTPSRRAVPTITSFLSVPNRFGKSQSWGWKSNNMCVFNEDGTFADGQDPNLKFMILLGNV, from the coding sequence ATGTCTGTCGGTGGTCACGACTCTGGTATGTCGTTATCCCAACATCAAACCTCTCCTGCAATAGTGTCTTCTCTTTCGTCTTCCCCCATAATTCGTCGGTCCACGACGGGTGTAACAGGGAGAATTGGAACCAGACCATCGACTCCAGCAACACAAGAGATTGTGTCCCCAAGTGGCACCTTAAGTCGAGTCCCGTATTCtgagtttgaaattttacaGCAGTACAATTTTAACAACCATCAACAGTTACAGATAAACCAACAGTTTCAAGAGCTTCATAATTTGTCTTCTTCTCAACTTCTTGATCTGCAAAGTAATTTAATGAACAGAAGTAATATTCACAACCATTCAACACCCCTTCACGGGAACAACTTAGATCAATTGGGGGAGGTTacatcaataacaacagaGAGAAATCAATACATTTATGGGGCTTCCTCTCAAAACCACCGCGGTGATGAAACTCCAACCGAAGCAACTGAAGTATATACATGCCCATATGGCTGTTGCGATACTCCTGGGATTCCAGAATATCTTTTACTGAATGGACTAATTAGAGGTAATTATTATGATGTTATCATAAAGGCATTCAATAAGAAATACAAATTACATAAGCTGTTTCTTGATCGAAGTCCATATTTTAAATCCTTATTCAATTGGTCTTCTCCATTCAATCGTCAGAGGAATACTTCTAGACTACGAGCTTCTAATTATAGTGACTCTGTCCCTTTGAACTTGTGCTCAGACCTGAATTCGGACTCAGACACTAattctgaagatgaaagCGATTGCTCTTACAGGAAGACTTATGAATTAATATTTGATGATCTGGACGACACGAATATGGCTTCTAAACGGAAGAGTTTTGAGCTAGCAATTTCAAGACTTTATGGTGCCGCAAATCTTAAGGAAGAATATAAAATCCCTTACGATATGATTGAGATGGGCCAATATTTGGGGCTATCCGACATTTCTTGTACTGCGACAGACTTTATTGTTAAAAATATGGATATGTCAAATTTGGCGGATAATTTGAGGTTTGCAATCAGTTCTGATTATGGTACTGCCAGCCAAAGAATTATTGAGAATGGTAAAGGGATACTATGTTCTGATGGGTGGGAAAAGGGTCCAGATGCGTGGAATACAGTTCCCACTTCTATAATTTCAGAAGTTGTAGGTGAGGACTATTTTTTTGTCCCAACAGAGTGGGATAGATGTATGTTTATTATTAAGTTGATAGAGGTAAggcttgaaaaaaaaaatagcagTAACAAGGATGATTATGTTAGCtcatttgatgatgttgagcCCCTGAAAAAAGTattaaatgaaaaaattcattACTGTCATATCCAGCCTGATAAATTGCAAGAATTAGAAAACTTGCTTGACATCAATGGCAACAATTATATCGAGCCCCATATATTACACGCAGCATTGTGGCAAACAGTACAACTAGAAACAATGATAACAAGATCTTCTGACTCACCCCAAACAGACAAAATATTTACTAGTTGTAAACCACCTTCGAAACATCATAATTGGTTTAGAATTCCATCTAAAGATGAAACATTATCTGGTCTACCGAAAGAGTTGAATATATTACTAGAAAATAGTTTTTCAACTAGCGCAAATAATCAACTAAATCAGAATGATACCAAAACTACCCAGAGAAATGATTTTAAGTCTGTAAATACATATGAGGAAAAGACATATAATTGGACAAGAATTCCGCCATTTAGGTTTTCTATTTCATTTGCAAATGTCTCCCAATTGCCTACAGATAAAAGAGTCTATGGCAAAACATTTTGGTATGCAGGGTCATATTGGAATTTATATTTGCAAAAGAGTTATATCCCTCAGAAAAACAGCTATCAAATTGGTGTTTATTTGCACCGTGCACATAGTAGCTCCTCAAACTCTTCTGGAAAAACTGGCACAATCAATCCAGATATATTTGCGGGTAATATTAATTATAAAACTGAGCCTAAAAGGTACGATACAAAGGAACACTTCACAGTGCTACAAtcagaaacaacaacaacaacagcgACTGCAAGTATTGAATCTTTGGGATCAAACAGGGGTGGAACCACCATGGTTGATCAGTTGGGTGTGAATATACTTGATTTGTCAATTGATGACAGTACAACATCGTTGTCCTTTGAAACATCTGCTAATGTTACCAAAAGGCAGGATAGCAAGAAACAATCGATTATTAGTTATGAAGATCAGAGGAATGAAATTCAAGTGTACTTTGTCATCTTCACACCATCCAGGCGTGCGGTTCCAACAATAACATCTTTTCTCTCTGTGCCGAATCGCTTTGGAAAATCTCAAAGCTGGGGCTGGAAGTCTAATAACATGTGTGTGTTTAATGAAGATGGTACCTTCGCTGACGGTCAAGATCCAAACTTAAAATTTATGATATTATTGGGTAATGTTTGA